The window TACGGAGTCTGTCGTAGGTAATGTCTACATACGTTCTAACGTAAACAACACCAACCCCAGGCTTCTTGCTGACTTAGCGACAGTTGGTCAGGTGAGCCTCCAACAAACCAATATCTCGATCTTTGGAACCACAAGTGATATGGTGAACTGTAGTGCACTTCTTGGAAACTTGGCGTCTTCCTCATTGATAAACCTGGGGGTCGTAAATGCTGGAACCCTTTTGCCTCCCCAGAAATCACGTatcgacctcaccaccaccaccagattTAGTTTCCTTCTCCTGAACATTGGGTCAGGTTATAAGTGTGCTCAGTTATATGATGTGCCTGCGAAGGAAGTGAGAGCTGTTATGAATATGCAAGGAGTCAAAGGATCCTTCATCTTTAGACAGGCCTCTCCATTTGACCTAACACAGATCAATGTGAATCTGACAAACTTACAGGGCCAAGTCGGCCCTTACCATGTCCATTTGTTTCCTGTTCCTTCAGTCAGGTCAGACCTCTGCTCAAATGATAATGTTGGCGGTCACTGGAATCCATTTGCAATCAACACAACTAGCCCACTATACCCTAATGGGTCTGGGTCAACCCACGACAAGTATGAGATGGGTGATCTCAGCAGCAAGCACATGTCTCTagcaggaaaaaattcaactgatgACATGTTCATTGACTTCAACCTCCCTCTGTTTGGAGCAAATAGCATTGTTGGTCGTTCAGTCGTGATTCACAAGATAGGTGGTGCAAGATTTATTTGTGCCAGCATTGGTTATCCTGGAGAGGTGAATGTAGGCAGGGCCACATTTCAGGACCTTGTGGTGGGTAACGTCTGGTTTACCCAGCTGGTTAACCACCCTCTATCTGACGTTTCCATCTTCATGGATCTGTCTTATGGAGTTCCCTCAACAACGCCAACCCAAAACCACAACTGGCATGTTCACGTTTTTCCCATTAGCTCAGAGACGGACGGTGATGCGGGGCGTTGCGGCACAACAGGAGGTCACTGGAACCCGTTTAGCATCAACACAACTGATGGCACCTACGCCAGCTATTGTAATTCTTCCTGTCCCTTATGCTGTGAGGCTGGAGACCTCGCCAACAAACAAGGCACCATTAATCTTGATACCAATGTAGGAGCAGTGGATGCAAAACATTTTTTCACAGATGTTGCTTCCTGGTTGAGCATATCAGGCATTATTGGTCGTTCTATGGTCATCCATGAGGCAAACAGGGGAAGCTCGAGAATTGCTTGTGCCAATATTACATTGGTACGTGTTCCCGCTGCTGGTTTAAGTTCTTGGTTTGGTCCAGGAGCGTCCAGTGGTCAGGTGCGATTCTCTCAAGCTGTTCCTCAAGGCCCTACAACTATCAATGTATCTTTAGCAAATCTGACTTCCATGGCTGGAGGCTACCATGTccacattttgcccttgagggctGGCAGTGTAGACCCCTGCTCAAATGCTAACATTCTGGGTCACTATAACCCACTAGCCTGGAACACGTCAATGTCCCCCTCACCTGGAGTGGGCACCGTCGATCAGTATGAGATTGGAGACATCAGTGGGAAGTTTGGGTTGCTCACTAACCAAAATAACTTTGATGCCATCTACAATGACCCCAACATGCCACTAACTGGACCCTATAGCATTGTGGGAAGATCTGTGGTTGTTCACTACAACAATGGATCAAGGTAAGAACAGATGTATTCATGTCATTATTGAATGAATAAAGAAACACATTAAGTGAAATTTGTTTTACAAAATGACACCAAGTCCTTAATTTTAGGAAGTGATGAGTCATCACTTCCATGAATTAATTACTTAATGATTTATTGTAAAAAAGAAGTATTCATCGGGCTTAAGGTCACAAAAGCAAGATTTTAAAAATGGCAACAAGATATGAAACTGAAGTATTTGAAAAGTCACCGATGCCTTCGTAGAGGAGGGAAACATCTGTTTTGCCACCGAGAGCAGCATCTGATAGAAGATACAGCTACCTGCAGATAGTAGAATGCTGGAGAACAGAGTAATGTTTCCTTTTGGGTTTGTTCATAATAGTCATAACATTCACCATTCCTAAAAGCTGACTCACTCAAAGGTTGTGACAGAGTAAATCCTCTGGGCCAATCCATCTGAGTTAGGTTGTGGTTTACTCATCCTGAGCTTgtctcaaggtgtttgtgtgttcCCTCCACAGATTGAGATGTGCAAACATCTTAGCAGAAAGAAACACCGATGGACAATGGACCATCGCCAAGGCTGTTTTCAGTGGTGCAGTGATGGGGACAGTCAGACTGGTAGGAACCACAACAAAGAACATGTTGGAGTCACCTACTTTGATGAATTCAGATACTTGTTGAACACTGAGAAAATATCTGGCGATGCATTTAAGCTTGCTTGTTTGTAAGAAagtaagtaaatgttatttatatagcacttatcacagaaagaGAATCACAAAAGTGCTTCACAGAGAACAACAAAATCTTACTCTTAAAATCAGAATGATCTTCAAAACAACTCAGaaattaaaaacagaaaataCAAAGTCATGAAAGTATTAAATGACCATAAATATCACTAAAAATATTCTAAATTTTAGTTCAAACTAAAAAAGATTTAGGTaagagcagctttaaataaaagggtcttcggcTGTCTTTTTAAAGATGTTGAGACTGTCAGTACTACTTAAGGATAAAGGAAGTATTCCAAAGTCAGAGTACAACAGCCTGGaaagagcgatcacctcgacttttatatctggtctttggaacttcttgaAGGTTCTGATTTGTGGATCTTAGGGCTTGGGTTGGAGCATAagtctttaacagttcagtaatatagggaggaatgTGCatctagagccctgaaagttatagtcaggattctaagtaGTTGTAGGGAGCAGTAATCAAAAGCCTGATGGAGTAACAGCACTCAGAAGCCTAAATGCACCTGCCTTGATGAGCCTTTTAGAGGAAGCCACCAGGGCCCTGATTGGCTGGCTCCGTAACCAAGGGGAAGTGGCGGCAGGTGGAGCAATCCACTCCATTCTGCCACATCAGCCC is drawn from Nothobranchius furzeri strain GRZ-AD chromosome 4, NfurGRZ-RIMD1, whole genome shotgun sequence and contains these coding sequences:
- the cusr gene encoding uncharacterized protein cusr; protein product: MGLFIASLLFLSVASISNAQFLAPFNMGGVRGQVQFNSTSKMATVNISGVGSCDKLNFSLSVFPLMYGHFAQPCSDVNIGSPFYAFMANLTSPSSINVSNLFEQRLNLDDLSLSFQKCDGVKVCAVVSQGQTLLTRQARFTESVVGNVYIRSNVNNTNPRLLADLATVGQVSLQQTNISIFGTTSDMVNCSALLGNLASSSLINLGVVNAGTLLPPQKSRIDLTTTTRFSFLLLNIGSGYKCAQLYDVPAKEVRAVMNMQGVKGSFIFRQASPFDLTQINVNLTNLQGQVGPYHVHLFPVPSVRSDLCSNDNVGGHWNPFAINTTSPLYPNGSGSTHDKYEMGDLSSKHMSLAGKNSTDDMFIDFNLPLFGANSIVGRSVVIHKIGGARFICASIGYPGEVNVGRATFQDLVVGNVWFTQLVNHPLSDVSIFMDLSYGVPSTTPTQNHNWHVHVFPISSETDGDAGRCGTTGGHWNPFSINTTDGTYASYCNSSCPLCCEAGDLANKQGTINLDTNVGAVDAKHFFTDVASWLSISGIIGRSMVIHEANRGSSRIACANITLVRVPAAGLSSWFGPGASSGQVRFSQAVPQGPTTINVSLANLTSMAGGYHVHILPLRAGSVDPCSNANILGHYNPLAWNTSMSPSPGVGTVDQYEIGDISGKFGLLTNQNNFDAIYNDPNMPLTGPYSIVGRSVVVHYNNGSRLRCANILAERNTDGQWTIAKAVFSGAVMGTVRLLQQMFPDGSRGDVTLETDLSSANPNIITASLFIATGRADVSNLCNRVGSTFNPFNMTSSSSSCSLVNQLGCVMGDVSARQGNVSLVGRELYTDSVIQLSGDNTVVYRSLVLRSGGSILACADILPESQSATQTFPNVNAFSRYDFRNRVASVLGADIARVTILPGSPLSASNSQCQQVTYMISGTVSTDLLNSVKTSNQMGQFKESTTCTRHSGSLLMLGSLPLTLMFAVACLLQTLL